A genomic window from Hirundo rustica isolate bHirRus1 chromosome 14, bHirRus1.pri.v3, whole genome shotgun sequence includes:
- the PTTG1 gene encoding securin, whose translation MFESYLDFAVPSFLVLSLSEGVLINLKMSTLIFVDQENGELHAPRSQLKLHSGSSKVPAERAQVNTPLPKKAISTSPVTSHSVRKALGNVNKTGGVVTKMDTIIQKNQPCTVNQTGLESCHTVAEEDWPEIENMFPSDPQDFESFDVLEEEEKLSNINLSGVPLMVFERTYGRCVNMAPSPVEFEETSWESDLLQSTADFLATLDEIIDMPPPNAYI comes from the exons ATGTTTGAGAGCTATTTGGACTTTGCCGTTCCGAGCTTTCTTGTGCTGTCGCTTTCTGAG GGTGTTCTCATCAATTTGAAGATGTCAACTCTGATTTTTGTTGATCAGGAGAATGGTGAACTTCATGCTCCCAGGAGTCAGCTGAAGCTCCATTCAGGATCTT CAAAAGTCCCAGCTGAACGAGCACAAGTTAACACTCCACTTCCTAAAAAAGCAATCAGTACTTCTCCGGTCACATCTCACTCTGTCAGAAAGGCTCTTGGAAATGTCAATAAAACTGGAGGAGTTGTGACCAAGATGGATACgataatacagaaaaatcagcCTTGCACTGTGAACCAA ACTGGATTAGAAAGCTGCCATACAGTGGCTGAAGAAGATTGgccagaaatagaaaatatgttTCCTTCGGATCCTCAAG ACTTTGAGAGTTTTGATGTtctagaagaagaagaaaaactaagCAATATCAACCTGTCTGGTGTTCCCCTCATGGTATTTGAAAGGACATATGGCAGATGTGTGAACATGGCTCCTTCACCTGTGGAGTTTGAAGAGACTTCATGGGAATCCG ACTTACTACAGTCGACTGCTGACTTCCTTGCTACCCTGGATGAGATCATTGACATGCCACCTCCAAATGCATATATTTAA